One Thalassotalea atypica DNA window includes the following coding sequences:
- a CDS encoding DUF1338 domain-containing protein → MTAQITSLFENIWQNYLEVTPSAEKVHQLLGSGTDVINDHVAYRTFNIASVNLDKLAQHLLNLGYKECGEYHFEAKCLYAKHFEHQDTTLPKVFISELLVEKFSPQVQSIVTKLVEQMDEGAAEQENFLYSGKHWSISFEDYKTLLAESEYAAWLSAWGFRANHFTVSINHLENYTCINAVNDAVKDGGFALNTVGGEVKGDETVKLEQSSTMADLSPVEFSDGIKEIPSCFYEFALRYPLANGELYSGFVAASADKIFESTNAA, encoded by the coding sequence ATGACAGCACAAATTACGTCACTATTTGAAAATATCTGGCAGAACTATTTAGAAGTAACGCCATCAGCTGAAAAGGTACATCAACTGCTTGGCTCTGGTACCGATGTGATCAATGATCACGTTGCATACCGTACATTTAACATTGCATCTGTTAACTTAGATAAGCTGGCTCAACACCTTTTAAACTTGGGTTACAAAGAGTGCGGTGAATATCATTTCGAAGCAAAATGCTTATATGCTAAGCATTTTGAACATCAAGACACTACATTACCGAAGGTGTTCATCAGCGAACTATTGGTAGAGAAGTTCTCACCACAAGTTCAAAGCATCGTCACTAAACTTGTAGAGCAAATGGATGAAGGAGCCGCAGAGCAAGAAAACTTCTTGTACTCGGGTAAGCATTGGTCAATTAGCTTTGAAGACTACAAAACACTACTAGCCGAAAGCGAATATGCAGCCTGGCTTTCTGCTTGGGGCTTTAGAGCTAATCACTTTACCGTAAGCATTAACCATTTAGAAAACTATACATGTATAAATGCGGTAAATGACGCGGTTAAAGATGGCGGTTTTGCATTGAACACTGTTGGCGGTGAAGTTAAAGGTGATGAAACAGTTAAACTTGAGCAATCATCAACCATGGCCGACTTGTCACCTGTAGAGTTTAGTGATGGCATTAAAGAAATTCCAAGCTGTTTCTACGAATTCGCCTTACGTTACCCATTAGCCAATGGCGAATTGTATTCAGGTTTTGTTGCAGCATCTGCTGACAAAATTTTTGAAAGTACAAACGCGGCTTGA